In a single window of the Aridibaculum aurantiacum genome:
- the rsmH gene encoding 16S rRNA (cytosine(1402)-N(4))-methyltransferase RsmH, with protein MSNQEQSAHHASDYHVPVLFYETMDALAIKPDGIYVDCTFGGGGHSRGILDKLGPQGKLVAFDQDADAAANLPEDERVLFIPQNFRYLQRFLRLHQVARVDGVLADLGVSSHQFDEAGRGFSTRFDGPLDMRMDQRQEQTAATILKKYTEQQLHKMFEQYGEVTNSKTLARHIVQQRNQMPLETIDQLKVLLSPVVKGNPNKYLAQVFQAVRIELNEEMGVLKELLEQIPAVLKPGGRAAIITFHSIEDRIVKNFFKLGGFDEVDENPLLPTVKKKDLKVITKKPITASQEELKRNPRSRSAKLRVAEREVD; from the coding sequence ATGAGCAACCAGGAACAATCTGCTCATCATGCTTCAGACTACCATGTGCCGGTGCTGTTTTACGAAACTATGGACGCACTGGCCATAAAACCAGACGGCATTTATGTAGACTGCACGTTTGGCGGTGGTGGTCATAGCCGGGGAATTTTAGATAAGCTGGGGCCGCAGGGAAAGCTGGTAGCTTTTGACCAGGATGCGGACGCTGCTGCTAACCTACCGGAAGATGAGCGGGTGCTTTTCATACCACAAAACTTCAGGTACCTGCAGCGGTTCCTAAGGCTTCACCAGGTAGCACGTGTAGATGGAGTACTGGCTGACCTGGGCGTGAGTAGTCACCAGTTTGATGAAGCAGGGCGTGGTTTCTCCACCCGGTTTGATGGTCCGTTGGATATGCGGATGGATCAGCGGCAGGAACAAACTGCAGCAACTATACTGAAAAAGTATACCGAGCAGCAACTGCATAAGATGTTTGAGCAGTATGGCGAGGTTACCAATTCTAAAACATTGGCCAGGCACATCGTTCAGCAGCGAAATCAAATGCCGCTTGAGACGATAGACCAACTGAAAGTTCTTTTAAGCCCGGTAGTAAAAGGCAATCCAAATAAATACCTGGCGCAGGTGTTCCAGGCGGTGCGAATAGAGTTGAACGAGGAGATGGGTGTACTGAAGGAGTTGCTGGAGCAAATTCCGGCGGTGTTGAAGCCAGGAGGAAGAGCAGCAATCATCACCTTCCATTCAATAGAAGACAGGATCGTGAAGAACTTCTTTAAACTCGGTGGTTTCGATGAAGTGGATGAAAACCCGCTACTGCCAACGGTGAAGAAGAAAGATTTGAAAGTGATAACAAAGAAACCAATAACTGCTTCGCAGGAAGAGTTAAAGCGAAACCCAAGAAGCCGCAGTGCAAAACTGAGAGTGGCAGAGAGGGAGGTTGATTAG
- a CDS encoding FtsL-like putative cell division protein encodes MSEQAKKKRRPFKAIGGLLSYNWLLKNINFFLFMSVLAVIYIANGHMADNRIRRINDTARKLKDLQYEYKTLKSEMMFKSRESEMVKAAEPLGLKLDTVPPARIQMISRRTN; translated from the coding sequence GTGAGCGAGCAGGCAAAGAAGAAGAGAAGACCATTCAAAGCCATCGGCGGATTGCTGAGCTATAACTGGCTGCTGAAGAATATCAACTTCTTCTTGTTTATGAGTGTACTGGCGGTGATATATATAGCGAACGGTCACATGGCCGACAACAGGATCAGGAGGATAAATGATACTGCGAGAAAACTAAAAGATTTACAATACGAGTATAAGACACTAAAGAGCGAAATGATGTTTAAGAGCAGGGAGAGTGAGATGGTGAAAGCAGCAGAGCCTTTAGGTTTAAAGCTGGATACTGTGCCACCTGCCCGCATACAAATGATTAGCAGAAGAACAAATTGA